The Corynebacterium felinum DNA segment CGGGGAAATAACCATAGACGACAGCGGCATGGTCAAGAATGCCTTGCGACTTCAAACGGTCGATCCATGCGCGCAAACGTGGGCGCCCTTCGCTTTCAACGAGCTCTTCATAGTCAGGGCCGTCGCCACGGGTGGATTTAAGCCCCCATTGGCCCATGAAGAGTGCACGTTCGTCGAGTGTAGGCAGATACTCCGCCAAAGGAAGGCCTTTAACGATGCGCGTTCCCCAAAACGGTGGAGTTGCTACGGGCACATCAAAGGCGACGTCGGAGCGTTCGGGAACGATGATGGGTTCTTCTTTTGCCTTGCGTTCCGCGGCAATACGTAGCGAGCGCTCCCGTCGAGCCTTGCGCTCTTCGCGCTTACGAAGAGTTTCGGGATCGTGGGTGGGGCCGTCGCCACGTTTAGCGGCCATGATTTCATCCATGAGGCGGAGGCCCTCAAAAGCGTCGCGGGCGTAAAACACTTCGCCTTCGTACACTTCATCAAGATCGTTTTCCACATAAGTGCGGGTCAAGGCGGCGCCACCCAAAATGACGGGGATGTCAGAAGCCCCATCGGCATTCATCTCTTGGAGATTTTCTTTCATCACCACAGTGGACTTCACCAACAGCCCCGACATACCAATGACATCAGCATTGTGCTCACGGGCAGCCGAAAGAATGGTGGCGATGGGTTGTTTAATACCGATATTGACAACGTTGTAGCCGTTATTACTCAAAATGATGTCGACGAGGTTTTTGCCAATATCGTGGACGTCGCCCTTAACAGTGGCGATGACCATGGTGCCTTTGCCACCGGATTCGTCGGAAGCTTCCATGAAGTTTTCGAGATAGGCGACGGCCACTTTCATTGTTTCTGCTGATTGCAGCACGAATGGCAGTTGCATTTGGCCCGATCCAAACAGCTCGCCGACGGTCTTCATTCCGCCAAGAAGATCTTGGTTGATGATCTCGATTGCGGACTTCTCTTTAAGCCCAGCGTCGAGGTCTTCTTCGATGCCGTTCTTTTCACCGTCGATAATGCGTTGTGCAAGTCGTTCAAAGAGGGGCATTGCTGCTAGTGCTTCGGCGCGTGCATCTTGAGCATCGGCAGCGCTGACGCCGTCGAAAAGCTCCATGAAAACCTGCAGCGGGTCGTAATCGTCGCGGCGACGGTCATAGACCATGTCGAGGGCGACTTCGCGTTGGCGCTCGTCGATCCGATTCATCGGCACAATCTTTGAGCTATGCGCAATCGCAGAGTCCAAACCTGCCTGAATACACTCGTGCAAGAACACAGAGTTCAATACTTGGCGGGCAGCAGGATTCAAGCCGAAGGAAATATTCGACAGACCCAAAGTGGTGTGGATGCGAGGGTGGCGACGCTTCAGCTCCCGGATCGCATTGATCGTTTCAATACCATCGCGGCGAGTTTCTTCCTGCCCTGTCGAAATCGGGAAGGTCAGGGTGTCGACAATAATGTCCGACTCATCAAGCCCCCACGTGCCGGTGATATCGGCGATAAGACGCTCGGCGATCTCCACTTTCTTCTCAGCGGTACGCGCCTGCCCCTCCTCATCAATCGTCAAAGCAACGACGGCGGCACCGTGTTGTTTCACCAATGCCATAATCCGCTGATAACGCGAATCTGGGCCATCGCCATCCTCAAAGTTCACGGAGTTGACAGCACAGCGACCACCCAAATGCTCCAGCCCGACGCGGATAACCTCAGGCTCAGTAGAGTCAATCATGATCGGCAGCGTCGAGCTAGTCGCCAACAAAGAAGCGAGCTGCGCCATATCATCGCGGCCATCGCGCCCAACATAGTCCACGCACAAATCCAGCATGTGCGAGCCATCGCGGGTTTGCTGCTTGGCAATATCAACACATTTTTCCCAATCAGCAGCCAACATTGCTTCCCGGAACGCCTTTGAACCGTTTGCGTTCGTGCGCTCACCAATCATGGTGATACCCGTCTCCTGAGTCAGGTTGACCGAGGTGTAGAGCGACGAAACTGCATCACCTTGGGTCACATTTCGTGCTGCCTGTACCGCTGCTGGGCACTTATCTGTGCCGATCACAGCATCACGGACTGCCGTGATGTGCTCCGGGGTGGTACCGCAGCAGCCACCCACCATGGACAGACCATACTCTTCAACAAAACGCTTCAGGGCAACAGCCAAACCTTCAGCATCAAGTGGATAAACAGCACCGTCCTTGCCGAGCACCGGCAAACCAGCGTTGGGCATCACGGATACAGGAATCTGGGCATTCTTCGACAAGTAGCGCAGGTGCTCACTCATCTCATCTGGGCCAGTTGCACAGTTCAGGCCAATCATGTCAATGCCCAACGGTTCAAGAGCGGTCAGGGCCGCACCAATCTCCGAACCCAACAGCATGGTACCGGTCGTTTCTACCGTCACATGGCACACCAGCGGAAGGCGATACCCCAGCTGTTCAAAAGCTTCTTGGCAACCATGGACCGATGCCTTCACCTGCAGCAAATCCTGGGCGGTTTCAATCAAGATGCCGTCAGCATCAGCCTCGGCCATGCCGAGGGCCGCCTGCTTGTAATATTCCTTCAGATCCTCATAAGGCGCATGCCCGAGGGAAGGAAGCTTTGTGCCAGGTCCCATGGAACCAAGAACAAAACGACGCATCCCGTTACGTCCCGGCCCCAGCTCATCGGCAACATCACGGGCAATCTTGACACCCTTAAACGCCAACTCCTTGCAACGATCAGCGATGTTGTAATCAGCTAAGTTAGGCAGATTGCAGCCAAAGGTGTTCGTTTCCACCAGGTCGGCGCCAGCAAGGAAATAATTACGGTGAATCTGCGCAACCACATCAGGGCGGGTGTGGTTGAGAATCTCGTTGCAGCCTTCAAGGCCTAGGAAGTCAGCGTCAACGTCAAGGTCGAAGCCTTGGAGTTGGGTGCCCATGGCGCCGTCGCCAATCAGGACTGTGGATTTGAGGCAGTCAAGGAACTCGCTGCTTTTAAGAGGCAGATTCATGTGCGTAGTCATCGGGTAGACAGCTTAGTACGTATTGAACGCAGTCTTGAAATTGTGTCTCTGTATTTTCTGAGCATAGGTTCCCCATACCATCGACCACGCACATAGTTTTAGCAGTTAGGAACCTAAGCAACCCGAGATTGTTAAGGCAATAATTATATTCACCCTACTTGTGGTGAGCTTCATTCCGCAGTGCTTGTTCTGCCCCTTCATGGCATGGGGAAACATGGTATTTGGTAGCTGGCTACTTCTTATTTATTGATCCATTGGGCAAGCAGATCTACAAGTTCATCATCACTGTGGCGCGAATGTTCAGGCATGAAGTACGTAGGATGGGTTCCTCCCCCAGTCCCGCTGGATTTCAGCATGCCTCGTAGTGAACTGTCGCAAGTGAAATCATTGGCTAGGCAGTAATTGATCCGTGGAACTGTGCCCCTTTGAAGAGGCACTGCGCTGAGCATTCCGATCCCATACAATGGGTTGCCAAACACATGCTGGGCGTGATCTTCGATGCGCATGTAGGGATTGCCCAAATATACGACGCCGCGAAGTTTTCCGCGTTGGGCAAAATACCGCTCATGGGTGCTCAAGATGATGGCCCCTTGGCTGTAG contains these protein-coding regions:
- the metH gene encoding methionine synthase encodes the protein MTTHMNLPLKSSEFLDCLKSTVLIGDGAMGTQLQGFDLDVDADFLGLEGCNEILNHTRPDVVAQIHRNYFLAGADLVETNTFGCNLPNLADYNIADRCKELAFKGVKIARDVADELGPGRNGMRRFVLGSMGPGTKLPSLGHAPYEDLKEYYKQAALGMAEADADGILIETAQDLLQVKASVHGCQEAFEQLGYRLPLVCHVTVETTGTMLLGSEIGAALTALEPLGIDMIGLNCATGPDEMSEHLRYLSKNAQIPVSVMPNAGLPVLGKDGAVYPLDAEGLAVALKRFVEEYGLSMVGGCCGTTPEHITAVRDAVIGTDKCPAAVQAARNVTQGDAVSSLYTSVNLTQETGITMIGERTNANGSKAFREAMLAADWEKCVDIAKQQTRDGSHMLDLCVDYVGRDGRDDMAQLASLLATSSTLPIMIDSTEPEVIRVGLEHLGGRCAVNSVNFEDGDGPDSRYQRIMALVKQHGAAVVALTIDEEGQARTAEKKVEIAERLIADITGTWGLDESDIIVDTLTFPISTGQEETRRDGIETINAIRELKRRHPRIHTTLGLSNISFGLNPAARQVLNSVFLHECIQAGLDSAIAHSSKIVPMNRIDERQREVALDMVYDRRRDDYDPLQVFMELFDGVSAADAQDARAEALAAMPLFERLAQRIIDGEKNGIEEDLDAGLKEKSAIEIINQDLLGGMKTVGELFGSGQMQLPFVLQSAETMKVAVAYLENFMEASDESGGKGTMVIATVKGDVHDIGKNLVDIILSNNGYNVVNIGIKQPIATILSAAREHNADVIGMSGLLVKSTVVMKENLQEMNADGASDIPVILGGAALTRTYVENDLDEVYEGEVFYARDAFEGLRLMDEIMAAKRGDGPTHDPETLRKREERKARRERSLRIAAERKAKEEPIIVPERSDVAFDVPVATPPFWGTRIVKGLPLAEYLPTLDERALFMGQWGLKSTRGDGPDYEELVESEGRPRLRAWIDRLKSQGILDHAAVVYGYFPAVSDKDSVYILEEPHPDAQVRARFDFPRQQRGRFLCIADFIRSKEEAQRTGQVDVLPFQLVTMGNPIADFANDLFAKNEYREYLEVHGIGVQLTEALAEYWHSRVRAELAFSDGTRAGDEDSENTVDFFDLKYRGARYSFGYGSCPDLESRITMVELLEPERIGVVLSEELQLHPEQSTDAFVLYHPEAKYFNV